A genomic window from Glycine max cultivar Williams 82 chromosome 17, Glycine_max_v4.0, whole genome shotgun sequence includes:
- the LOC547854 gene encoding gag-protease polyprotein (The RefSeq protein has 2 substitutions compared to this genomic sequence) has translation MNMEKEGGPVNRPPILDGTNYEYWKARMVAFLKSLDSRTWKAVIKDWEHPKMLDTEGKPTDGLKPEEDWTKEEDELALGNSKALNALFNGVDKNIFRLINTCTVAKDAWEILKTTHEGTSKVKMSRLQLLATKFENLKMKEEECIHDFHMNILEIANACTALGERMTDEKLVRKILRSLPKRFDMKVTAIEEAQDICNLRVDELIGSLQTFELGLSDRTEKKSKNLAFVSNDEGEEDEYDLDTDEGLTNAVVLLGKQFNKVLNRMDRRQKPHVRNIPFDIRKGSEYQKRSDEKPSHSKGFQCHGCEGYGHIKAECPTHLKKQRKGLSVCRSDDTESEQESDSDRDVNALTGRFESAEDSSDTDSEITFDELATSYRELCIKSEKILQQEAQLKKVIANLEAEKEAHEEEISELKGEVGFLNSKLENMTKSIKMLNKGSDMLDEVLQLGKNVGNQRGLGFNHKSAGRITMTEFVPAKISTGATMSQHRSRHHGTQQKKSKRKKWRCHYCGKYGHIKPFCYHLHGHPHHGTQSSSSRRKMMWVPKHKIVSLVVHTSLRASAKEDWYLDSGCSRHMTGVKEFLVNIEPCSTSYVTFGDGSKGKITGMGKLVHDGLRYVKEXDRAAQCTRQDKMSNEELKLQDP, from the exons atgaacatggagaaagaaggaggaccagtgaacagaccaccaattctggatggaaccaactatgaatactggaaagcaaggatggtggccttcctcaaatcactggatagcagaacctggaaagctgtcatcaaagactgggaacatcccaagatgctggacacagaaggaaagcccactgatggattgaagccagaagaagactggactaaagaagaagacgaattggcacttggaaactccaaagctttgaatgctctattcaatggagttgacaagaatatcttcagactgatcaacacatgcacagtggccaaggatgcatgggagatcctgaaaaccactcatgaaggaacctccaaagtgaagatgtccagattgcaactattggccacaaaattcgaaaatctgaagatgaaggaggaagagtgtattcatgactttcacatgaacattcttgaaattgccaatgcttgcactgccttgggagaaagaatgactgatgaaaagctggtgagaaagatcctcagatccttgcctaagagatttgacatgaaagtcactgcaatagaggaggcccaagacatttgcaacctgagagtagatgaactcattggttcccttcaaaccttttagctaggactctcggataggactgaaaagaagagcaagaatctggcgttcgtgtccaatgatgaaggagaagaagatgagtatgacctggatacagatgaaggtctgactaatgcagttgtgctccttggaaaacagttcaacaaagtgctgaacagaatggacaggaggcagaaaccacatgtccggaacatccctttcgacatcaggaaaggtagtgaataccagaaaaggtcagatgaaaagcccagtcacagcaaaggatttcaatgccatgggtgtgaaggctatggacacatcaaagctgaatgtcccactcatctcaagaagcagaggaaaggactttctgtatgtcggtctgatgatacagagagtgaacaagaaagtgattctgacagagatgtgaatgcactcactgggagatttgaatctgctgaagattcaagtgatacagacagtgaaatcacttttgatgagcttgctacatcctatagagaactatgcatcaaaagtgagaagattcttcagcaagaagcacaactgaagaaggtcattgcaaatctggaggctgagaaggaggcacatgaagaggagatctctgagcttaaaggagaagttggttttctgaactctaaactggaaaacatgacaaaatcaataaagatgctgaataaaggctcagatatgcttgatgaggtgctacagcttgggaagaatgttggaaaccagagaggacttgggtttaatcataaatctgctggcagaataaccatgacagaatttgttcctgccaaaatcagcactggagccacgatgtcacaacatcggtctcgacatcatggaacgcagcagaaaaagagtaaaagaaagaagtggaggtgtcactactgtggcaagtatggtcacataaagcccttttgctatcatctacatggccatccacatcatggaactcaaagtagcagcagcagaaggaagatgatgtgggttccaaaacacaagattgtcagtcttgttgttcatacttcacttagagcatcagctaaggaagattggtacctagatagcggctgttccagacacatgacaggagtcaaagaatttctggtgaacattgaaccctgctccactagctatgtgacatttggagatggctctaaaggaaagatcactggaatgggaaagctagtccatgatggactt cgttatgtcaaggaataagatcgggctgcacaatgcacaaggcaagataaaatgtcaaatgaagaattgaagctgcaggatccacga